One region of Mangifera indica cultivar Alphonso chromosome 3, CATAS_Mindica_2.1, whole genome shotgun sequence genomic DNA includes:
- the LOC123212034 gene encoding CBL-interacting serine/threonine-protein kinase 10-like: MDHKPRVLTERYEIGRILGQGTFAKVYHGRSIRTNQNVAIKVIDKEKIIRVGLIDQIKREISVMKIVRHPNVVQLYEVLATKTKIFFVMEYAKSGELFNKVAKGKLKEDVARKYFQQLINAVDFLHSRGVYHRDIKPENLLLDENENLKISDFGLSALADCKRQDGLLHTTCGTPAYVAPEVINRKGYDGEKADIWSCGVVLYVLLAGYLPFHDSNLMEVYRKIGKADFKCPHWFPQEVRRLLCKILDPNPSTRISISKIRESSWFRKGLNPKQNKSESESKGLVLQDVATSGTQENGNMAAEVKQELLQLRNLNAFDIISLSSGFDLSGFFEEKSQMRGARFTSKKPASIIISKLVEITKFLRLKVMKKDGGLLKLEGLKEGKKGILSIDAEIFQITQTFHLVEMRKSNGDTLEYQKMMEEGIRPALQDIIWVWQGEHQQQLQQQLEPQQMQQQLEQQQPQSEQQQQPQDQ; this comes from the coding sequence ATGGATCATAAACCAAGGGTGTTGACGGAGAGATATGAAATTGGGAGAATACTGGGGCAGGGAACCTTTGCCAAGGTTTATCATGGGAGAAGTATTAGAACAAATCAAAATGTGGCAATTAAAGTGATAGATAAGGAAAAGATTATTAGGGTTGGGCTTATTGATCAGATTAAACGAGAAATATCCGTGATGAAAATTGTTAGACACCCTAATGTTGTGCAGTTGTATGAGGTTTTGGCCACCAAGACTAAGATATTTTTTGTGATGGAATATGCTAAAAGCGGTGAATTGTTTAACAAGGTGGCTAAAGGGAAGTTGAAGGAGGATGTTGCAAGGAAATATTTTCAACAACTTATCAATGCAGTTGATTTCCTTCACAGTAGAGGTGTCTATCACCGGGATATAAAGCCAGAGAATTTATTATTGGATGAGAATGAGAATTTAAAGATTTCTGATTTTGGGTTAAGTGCACTTGCTGACTGCAAGCGTCAAGATGGATTACTCCACACAACTTGTGGCACTCCTGCTTATGTTGCACCTGAAGTGATTAACAGGAAAGGCTATGATGGTGAAAAGGCTGATATTTGGTCTTGTGGAGTGGTTCTGTATGTCCTATTGGCAGGTTATCTCCCATTTCACGACTCAAATTTGATGGAGGTGTATAGGAAAATTGGTAAGGCCGACTTCAAATGCCCTCATTGGTTTCCTCAGGAAGTACGAAGGCTGCTGTGCAAAATATTAGATCCAAACCCCAGTACTAGGATCTCAATATCAAAGATTAGGGAGAGTTCTTGGTTCAGAAAAGGATTGAACCCCAAACAGAACAAAAGTGAATCAGAAAGCAAGGGTTTAGTTCTTCAAGATGTGGCTACTTCTGGTACTCAAGAGAATGGTAATATGGCTGCAGAGGTAAAGCAGGAGTTGCTCCAACTTCGCAACTTGAATGCTTTCGatattatttctctttcttctgGGTTTGACCTGTCTgggttttttgaagaaaaatctcaaatgaGAGGAGCAAGATTTACTTCCAAAAAACCTGCCTCAATTATTATCTCTAAGCTGGTAGAAATTACTAAATTTCTGAGGCTGAAGGTGATGAAGAAGGATGGAGGTTTGTTGAAATTGGAAGGACTAAAGGAAGGTAAGAAGGGAATTTTGTCCATTGATGCTGAGATATTTCAGATAACTCAAACTTTTCATTTGGTGGAGATGAGAAAATCTAATGGAGATACTCTGGAATATCAGAAGATGATGGAAGAAGGTATTAGGCCTGCTCTCCAAGACATCATTTGGGTTTGGCAGGGTGAGCACCAGCAGCAGCTACAACAGCAGTTAGAGCCGCAACAAATGCAGCAGCAGCTAGAGCAACAACAACCACAGTCAGAGCAACAGCAACAACCACAAGACCAATAG